Proteins from one Luteibaculum oceani genomic window:
- a CDS encoding ComEA family DNA-binding protein: protein MRSFCSLIACFALFPFSSWSQQTDSEWIEYLQKHTETTDSEGLPTQEFLDLLQQYSENKIPLNSCSISELEEFPLLSGLQSRSLMDARNKLGRFQNWQDVLRTPQIGFEDVKMLRNFFTLEDQKIYLTSNNHDIRNISGKLYSGVGLKLNNLPNYTDYHGSNYRGFTRLNLKSQKLYQINLGIEKDAGERLFHRNKIEFITANFSLTPKSGFIKQVVVGDYFLKSGQNLVFGLPFAMGISSNPEFLHRGGSLLKPSSGFNESSFYRGIATEIKIHSISGALGFSSTRRDSYINSENMLSIAASGLHRTSSEVARKHNATHRNYNGIIQWNHSLGNIGLSFQQSGLKSREASLRGSNYSLFWNANFDSGIFFGELAVHNQGRSFNGGVLVFITKNSSLSFFARHLSSLSRNNFTSPLSALSSGSETGFLVGYKFKIHNRWNISTYMDCYKRPVAFIPDQKWNSDFQIQAEFQNAKNVSGYFRYRNRVRSSDSSSIENKSPVAYTTVKHSIRIHIEIDLSENSLFRSRIECSGMEPSQTSYLWYQEFSLPIYKAKHHLRFRLAWFKAKSYDNRIYAFESTPPLIFSIPAYYGHGNRFYLMIKSSWTKKLSTWIKYSEWVYLDRNWVEVNKKPLKTIKSPEVQVVIKYTL from the coding sequence ATGAGAAGTTTCTGCTCCCTAATTGCCTGTTTTGCTTTATTTCCATTCTCGTCTTGGAGTCAGCAAACAGATTCCGAATGGATTGAATACCTCCAAAAACATACCGAAACAACAGATTCCGAGGGCTTACCTACTCAAGAATTTTTAGATCTGTTGCAACAATATTCTGAAAACAAAATCCCACTCAACAGCTGTTCAATATCCGAACTTGAAGAATTTCCACTTTTAAGCGGATTACAAAGTAGAAGCTTAATGGATGCTCGAAATAAGCTTGGACGTTTTCAGAATTGGCAGGATGTTTTACGGACTCCCCAAATAGGATTTGAAGATGTTAAAATGCTCAGAAATTTTTTCACCCTAGAGGATCAAAAAATTTATCTCACTTCCAATAACCACGATATCCGAAATATCTCTGGAAAGCTATATTCAGGAGTAGGTTTAAAACTGAATAATCTCCCAAACTATACAGATTACCATGGGAGTAATTATAGAGGATTTACCCGGTTAAATCTTAAATCTCAAAAATTATATCAAATCAATTTAGGCATAGAAAAAGATGCCGGTGAAAGACTTTTCCATCGAAATAAAATTGAATTTATTACCGCAAACTTTTCGCTAACTCCCAAATCTGGATTTATAAAACAAGTTGTTGTGGGAGACTACTTTTTAAAATCGGGGCAAAATCTTGTGTTCGGATTACCCTTTGCCATGGGGATATCCTCTAATCCAGAATTTTTGCACCGAGGTGGAAGCCTGTTGAAACCTAGCAGTGGTTTTAATGAAAGCAGCTTTTATCGTGGAATTGCAACTGAAATCAAGATTCACTCAATTTCTGGTGCCTTAGGTTTTTCATCCACACGCCGAGACAGTTATATCAATAGCGAAAATATGTTGTCCATTGCTGCTTCCGGATTGCATAGAACAAGCTCAGAAGTTGCTAGAAAGCATAATGCCACCCACCGGAACTACAATGGTATAATCCAATGGAACCACAGCCTGGGTAATATTGGTTTAAGCTTTCAGCAAAGCGGACTAAAGTCCCGAGAAGCAAGTTTACGAGGCAGTAACTACAGTCTGTTCTGGAACGCAAATTTTGATTCAGGAATATTTTTTGGAGAACTTGCTGTGCATAACCAAGGACGCAGTTTCAATGGTGGTGTTTTAGTATTCATTACCAAAAACAGTTCATTATCCTTTTTCGCCAGACACTTATCCTCTTTAAGTAGAAACAATTTTACCAGTCCGTTATCCGCACTTTCCTCCGGGTCTGAAACAGGATTCTTGGTTGGATATAAGTTTAAGATCCACAACCGATGGAATATCAGTACCTATATGGATTGCTACAAGCGCCCGGTTGCATTTATACCCGATCAAAAATGGAATTCCGACTTTCAAATTCAGGCGGAATTTCAAAATGCAAAAAATGTTTCGGGTTATTTCAGATATAGAAATAGAGTAAGGTCATCTGATTCCTCCTCAATAGAAAATAAATCTCCCGTAGCCTACACCACCGTAAAGCATAGTATTAGAATTCATATTGAAATCGACCTTTCTGAAAACAGCTTATTTCGATCTAGAATTGAGTGCTCTGGCATGGAGCCTTCCCAGACATCCTATTTATGGTACCAAGAATTTAGTCTCCCTATTTATAAAGCTAAACACCACCTGAGATTCAGGCTGGCGTGGTTTAAAGCCAAATCGTACGATAATAGAATTTATGCTTTTGAAAGCACCCCTCCACTCATTTTTTCAATTCCAGCCTATTATGGACATGGAAACAGATTTTATCTTATGATTAAATCCTCTTGGACGAAAAAACTCAGCACATGGATAAAGTATTCGGAATGGGTATACCTCGATAGAAATTGGGTAGAGGTAAATAAAAAACCTCTGAAAACAATAAAGTCCCCAGAGGTTCAAGTCGTTATAAAATATACTCTTTAA
- a CDS encoding adenylate kinase, translated as MLHLILFGPPGAGKGTQSEKLVEKYELCHLSTGDIFRYNIKNETDLGKLAKSYMDKGELVPDEVTIKMLEAEVDKNADAKGFIFDGFPRTIPQAKALDTFLNSKGAKVDAMIALHVDEEELVKRLLLRGKDSARADDQNEDVIRKRISVYNEQTAQVAGHYEGLGRFHQVNGEQSIDEVFNNLCGIINKL; from the coding sequence ATGTTGCACCTAATTTTATTTGGACCTCCCGGTGCGGGGAAGGGAACACAGTCGGAAAAACTTGTCGAGAAATACGAATTGTGTCACCTATCTACAGGAGATATCTTTAGATACAATATAAAAAATGAAACCGACTTAGGGAAATTGGCCAAGTCCTATATGGACAAGGGTGAGCTTGTTCCCGATGAGGTAACCATAAAAATGTTAGAGGCGGAGGTAGACAAAAATGCCGATGCTAAAGGATTCATATTTGATGGCTTCCCTAGAACCATTCCTCAAGCTAAAGCTTTAGATACTTTTTTAAATTCTAAAGGAGCAAAAGTTGATGCTATGATTGCATTACACGTTGATGAGGAAGAACTGGTTAAAAGATTGCTTTTAAGAGGGAAAGATAGTGCCAGAGCTGATGATCAAAACGAGGATGTGATCAGAAAGCGCATTTCCGTATATAACGAACAAACGGCTCAGGTTGCAGGCCATTACGAAGGTTTAGGAAGATTCCATCAAGTAAATGGTGAGCAATCAATTGATGAGGTTTTTAATAACCTTTGTGGTATAATAAATAAGTTGTAA
- the obgE gene encoding GTPase ObgE: MSNKNFVDYVKICCRSGKGGAGSAHLRREKFVPKGGPDGGDGGRGGHIIIRGNKQLWTLLHLKYTKHVIAGHGEPGSKQHSSGLSGKDIILEVPLGTIARDPETGEQILEITEDGQESILVSGGRGGLGNAHFKSATNQTPRYAQPGEDGKEEWKILELKVLADVGLVGFPNAGKSTFLSVISAAKPEIANYPFTTLVPNLGMVPYRGHKSFIVADIPGIIEDAHKGKGLGLRFLRHIERNSVLLFMVPADADSIIEQYNILKNELNQFNPELMHKKHLLAITKCDMLDDELMEEIKKEVPSGVPVSFISSVANIGIQELKDQIWKSINEE; this comes from the coding sequence TTGTCCAATAAAAACTTTGTTGACTACGTAAAAATTTGTTGCCGTTCTGGAAAGGGTGGGGCAGGTTCTGCCCATTTGCGCAGGGAAAAGTTTGTACCTAAAGGAGGTCCAGACGGTGGTGATGGTGGTAGAGGAGGTCACATTATTATTCGTGGTAATAAACAATTGTGGACCTTACTTCACCTAAAATACACCAAGCACGTTATTGCGGGCCATGGTGAACCAGGTAGTAAACAACATAGTAGTGGTTTAAGCGGTAAGGATATCATTCTGGAAGTTCCTTTGGGAACTATTGCAAGGGATCCCGAAACCGGAGAACAAATCCTGGAAATTACCGAGGATGGGCAAGAGTCCATTTTGGTTTCTGGAGGAAGAGGAGGTCTTGGAAACGCGCATTTTAAATCTGCCACCAATCAAACTCCTCGATATGCCCAACCGGGTGAAGATGGAAAAGAGGAGTGGAAGATTCTAGAACTTAAAGTTTTAGCGGATGTTGGATTAGTAGGATTCCCTAATGCGGGTAAATCAACTTTCCTTTCTGTTATTAGTGCGGCAAAACCAGAAATTGCCAACTATCCTTTTACCACCTTAGTACCTAATCTCGGTATGGTTCCATATCGTGGGCATAAGTCCTTTATCGTTGCCGATATTCCTGGGATAATCGAAGACGCACATAAAGGGAAAGGATTGGGATTAAGATTTTTAAGGCATATAGAAAGAAATTCTGTTCTGCTATTTATGGTGCCTGCCGATGCCGACAGCATTATAGAGCAATACAATATTCTTAAGAACGAACTCAATCAATTCAATCCAGAACTAATGCATAAAAAGCATTTGTTGGCGATTACTAAATGCGATATGTTGGATGATGAATTGATGGAAGAGATTAAAAAAGAAGTTCCCTCGGGTGTTCCTGTATCCTTTATTTCGTCTGTTGCCAACATTGGGATTCAGGAGTTGAAAGACCAAATTTGGAAAAGCATTAATGAGGAATGA
- a CDS encoding phosphatase PAP2 family protein, with protein MIEWLISIDEKLLLAINGWQGGFLDGFFLFVTNKHNWLPLYLFLILFMWWERGWKKMLLFSVASILVVATADLVSVHLFKEVFQRLRPCHQEHLMGLVNTIGGKCGGQYGFVSSHASNHFALGIWFAFVFKTNFNFPRCPFIVWAFLIALSRVYLGVHFPGDVIVGGLVGAFIGGIYFGVFKKLGWV; from the coding sequence ATGATTGAATGGTTAATTTCCATAGATGAAAAACTTCTATTGGCCATTAACGGGTGGCAAGGTGGTTTTTTAGATGGATTTTTCCTTTTCGTTACCAATAAGCACAATTGGCTTCCGCTATACCTCTTTTTAATTTTATTCATGTGGTGGGAAAGGGGCTGGAAGAAAATGCTTCTTTTTTCCGTTGCCAGTATACTTGTTGTTGCAACTGCTGATTTAGTTTCTGTACATCTTTTTAAGGAAGTTTTTCAACGATTAAGGCCCTGTCACCAAGAGCACCTAATGGGATTAGTTAATACCATTGGCGGAAAATGTGGGGGGCAATATGGATTTGTATCCAGCCATGCAAGTAATCATTTTGCTTTGGGGATCTGGTTTGCTTTTGTTTTTAAAACTAATTTTAATTTCCCCCGTTGTCCTTTTATTGTTTGGGCCTTTTTAATAGCCTTAAGTCGAGTTTATCTTGGAGTTCATTTTCCAGGAGATGTTATCGTTGGGGGGCTCGTTGGAGCTTTTATCGGCGGCATATATTTCGGAGTATTTAAAAAATTAGGATGGGTCTAG
- the crcB gene encoding fluoride efflux transporter CrcB, whose translation MGLVPSLLVFLGGGLGAFFRFGIGRMIGSTQFPWATLISNLIACLVLGVLIYLGQGNKNNQLLLVTGFCGGLSTFSTFSFETFEMLRIGNYTWAILNIVISVLCCMLILFFVFQVTAKNG comes from the coding sequence ATGGGTCTAGTTCCGTCATTATTGGTTTTTTTAGGAGGAGGGTTAGGTGCTTTTTTTCGGTTTGGAATAGGACGAATGATTGGTAGTACTCAATTCCCCTGGGCTACTCTTATAAGTAATTTAATTGCCTGTTTGGTTTTAGGTGTATTAATCTATCTCGGGCAAGGAAATAAAAACAACCAACTTCTTCTAGTTACAGGCTTTTGTGGTGGATTAAGTACCTTTTCTACGTTTAGTTTCGAAACTTTTGAAATGCTTAGGATAGGGAATTACACCTGGGCAATCCTAAATATTGTAATAAGTGTTTTATGCTGTATGCTAATTCTTTTTTTTGTATTTCAAGTCACTGCAAAAAACGGATAG
- a CDS encoding alkaline phosphatase family protein, with protein MLYANSFFCISSHCKKRIGLFGLFLFLGACSFSEKTHVDIKHHKLLIGITVDQMRFDYLQRFDTLFIHPNGFKRLTQQGVNFTQTKYSYFPTYTGPGHATIFTGANPKHHGIVGNDWYDKSLGKYVYCVSDTTENTIGSNSGAGQMSPHHLLVPSIGDYFKEFFGQTAKVYGISLKDRSAILPTGFNGDAAFWWDGGKQGKFITSTYYMSQIGEWVDQFNESGYADRLLESDWTLSPLLSKLDLDDDLPWERPFKGMKAAVFPYELSKLRLINGDYSLLKQVPQGNELISAFAKKLIENEQLGLDTIPDFLSLSFSATDYVGHRFGTESLELVDVYFKLDKVLGDFFSYLDQKIGRDNYTVFLSSDHGAAPPAGFAMVNLARGGTVNPLDLELELRNYLQNKGLPQTAVRSLINQQIYLDTAISGHQTVEVKKEIISFLKAQPFVEETLDAVVFSTGISAAYNGRHFNAAKAGYHPKRSGDIFYFLKPNWVEYPEGGSTHGSFDDWDRHVPFLLWNSSLNRKHINTPIDVVDIAPTVFEILDFKHPNTFSGISRYPVK; from the coding sequence ATGCTGTATGCTAATTCTTTTTTTTGTATTTCAAGTCACTGCAAAAAACGGATAGGCCTATTCGGACTTTTTCTTTTCCTTGGGGCCTGCTCATTTTCCGAAAAGACTCACGTAGATATAAAGCATCATAAACTGCTTATAGGGATCACAGTCGATCAAATGCGCTTCGATTATCTACAGCGATTTGATACCCTTTTTATTCATCCCAATGGTTTTAAAAGATTAACCCAGCAAGGGGTAAATTTCACACAGACGAAATATTCTTATTTCCCTACTTATACCGGGCCGGGTCACGCAACGATTTTTACGGGAGCAAATCCCAAACATCATGGAATTGTAGGAAACGATTGGTACGATAAATCTTTAGGCAAGTATGTGTACTGTGTTTCAGACACTACCGAAAATACGATTGGTTCAAACTCCGGAGCTGGACAAATGTCTCCCCACCATTTATTAGTTCCTTCAATTGGCGATTATTTCAAAGAATTCTTTGGGCAAACAGCAAAGGTTTATGGGATAAGCCTAAAGGATAGGTCGGCAATATTACCCACAGGTTTTAACGGTGACGCCGCCTTTTGGTGGGATGGAGGTAAACAGGGGAAATTTATAACCTCTACTTATTACATGTCTCAAATAGGCGAATGGGTAGATCAATTTAATGAGTCAGGATATGCCGATAGGTTGTTAGAAAGTGACTGGACGCTTTCTCCACTACTTTCTAAACTAGATTTGGATGACGATTTGCCTTGGGAACGCCCATTTAAAGGGATGAAAGCCGCTGTTTTTCCATATGAGCTATCCAAATTGAGATTGATTAATGGAGACTACTCCCTTCTAAAGCAGGTTCCGCAGGGTAATGAATTGATTTCCGCCTTTGCCAAGAAACTTATTGAAAACGAGCAGCTGGGGCTGGATACTATACCGGATTTTTTATCTCTGAGCTTTTCTGCTACCGACTACGTTGGTCATCGTTTTGGAACCGAATCACTTGAGCTGGTTGATGTGTATTTTAAACTGGATAAGGTCTTGGGGGATTTCTTTTCTTATTTGGATCAAAAGATTGGAAGGGATAATTATACGGTATTTCTCAGTTCGGACCATGGAGCTGCACCACCTGCTGGTTTTGCTATGGTTAATTTGGCAAGAGGGGGGACGGTTAATCCCCTAGACTTAGAATTGGAGTTGAGGAATTATCTTCAAAATAAAGGCCTTCCTCAGACGGCGGTGAGGTCGCTAATAAACCAACAAATTTATCTAGATACAGCCATTTCGGGCCATCAAACTGTGGAAGTGAAAAAGGAGATTATTTCCTTTCTTAAGGCACAGCCATTTGTAGAAGAGACCCTTGATGCTGTGGTATTTTCTACGGGGATAAGTGCCGCATATAATGGAAGACATTTTAACGCTGCAAAGGCGGGATATCACCCAAAAAGGTCGGGTGATATCTTTTATTTTTTGAAACCCAATTGGGTGGAATATCCAGAAGGAGGATCCACCCACGGTTCGTTCGATGATTGGGATAGGCACGTACCGTTTTTGCTTTGGAATTCGAGTTTAAATCGAAAGCATATAAACACGCCTATAGATGTTGTAGATATTGCGCCTACAGTTTTCGAAATTTTGGATTTCAAACATCCCAATACCTTCTCTGGTATTTCCAGGTATCCAGTTAAATAG
- a CDS encoding threonine aldolase family protein — translation MAEKIDLRSDTVTKPSKEMLSEMFKARVGDDVFGEDPDINALQNKVAKMFGHEAALFCPSGTMTNQIAIKVHTQPGDEIICHKESHIFRYEGGGIAANSGVQPYLLDGPRGTFTLKDVKEAVHPSDSHYPRTAMVAIENTTNRGGGGLWDWTEIEAISAFCKSENLPFHVDGARLFNALVADQKSPKEVGPLFDSLSICFSKGLGCPVGSAIIGSKSFIQEAHRVRKRMGGGMRQGGFLARAASYALDHHVPLLADDHKKAIMLANALENRPGVKDVIPPKTNIVIFETESEWDNQDWLKYLTDAGISCLPFSQTSIRFVTHIDVTLEAIERACKVIKSK, via the coding sequence ATGGCAGAAAAAATAGACTTAAGATCGGATACGGTTACCAAGCCTAGCAAAGAAATGCTTTCGGAAATGTTTAAGGCCAGGGTTGGTGATGACGTTTTTGGTGAAGATCCAGATATTAACGCATTACAAAACAAAGTGGCCAAAATGTTTGGTCATGAAGCAGCTCTTTTTTGTCCTAGCGGGACGATGACCAATCAAATTGCAATTAAAGTGCACACCCAGCCAGGAGATGAAATAATTTGCCACAAGGAATCTCATATCTTCAGGTATGAGGGAGGAGGAATTGCTGCCAATTCTGGGGTACAACCCTATTTACTTGATGGCCCCCGTGGCACCTTTACTTTAAAGGATGTTAAGGAAGCTGTTCACCCAAGCGACTCGCATTACCCACGAACAGCCATGGTCGCTATTGAAAACACCACTAATCGCGGTGGTGGTGGACTTTGGGATTGGACAGAAATTGAAGCTATATCGGCATTTTGTAAATCCGAAAACTTGCCTTTTCATGTGGATGGAGCAAGACTTTTTAATGCTTTGGTGGCAGACCAAAAGAGCCCTAAAGAAGTAGGTCCTTTATTTGATTCCCTTTCCATTTGTTTCTCAAAGGGATTGGGTTGCCCTGTGGGGTCTGCTATTATTGGTAGCAAATCCTTTATTCAAGAAGCTCACCGAGTTAGAAAAAGAATGGGTGGTGGAATGCGACAAGGTGGATTCCTGGCTAGAGCTGCATCTTACGCTTTGGACCACCATGTACCGTTGCTGGCAGACGACCATAAAAAGGCAATTATGTTGGCCAATGCATTAGAAAATCGCCCCGGTGTTAAGGACGTAATCCCGCCAAAAACTAACATTGTAATTTTTGAAACTGAAAGTGAATGGGATAATCAGGATTGGTTAAAGTACTTGACAGATGCGGGAATTTCCTGCTTGCCTTTTAGCCAAACATCCATTCGATTTGTAACCCATATAGATGTTACTCTGGAAGCCATTGAAAGAGCTTGTAAGGTTATTAAATCAAAATAA
- a CDS encoding O-methyltransferase codes for MEFLDNKLQEYANNHSSKEPQLLYELNRETYQKVLQPRMLSGHFQGRLLSMISHMLKPKNILEIGTYTGYSALCMAEGLQKGGELHTIDLNDELQPYLEKYFGKSEFGNQIKMHWGNALEIIPKIKCEFDLVFIDADKENYSAYLEIIWDKLPVGAHILADNVLWSGKVLEPAKPKDKDTIGLQRFNKEVAENPKLEKVLLPIRDGLFLMRKIKD; via the coding sequence ATGGAATTTTTAGATAACAAATTACAGGAATACGCAAATAATCATTCCTCCAAAGAACCTCAACTACTGTACGAGCTCAATAGGGAAACATATCAGAAAGTACTGCAACCCAGAATGCTCAGTGGGCATTTTCAAGGTAGATTACTGAGTATGATTTCCCACATGCTGAAACCTAAAAACATCTTAGAAATTGGCACCTACACAGGTTATTCTGCTCTGTGTATGGCAGAAGGATTACAGAAAGGTGGCGAACTGCACACTATAGATTTAAATGATGAACTCCAACCCTATTTGGAAAAGTATTTTGGGAAAAGTGAGTTTGGGAACCAAATAAAAATGCACTGGGGAAATGCTCTAGAAATTATCCCAAAAATTAAATGCGAATTTGACCTTGTTTTTATAGACGCCGACAAAGAGAACTACAGTGCATATTTGGAAATCATCTGGGATAAACTTCCAGTTGGCGCACATATTTTAGCCGACAATGTACTTTGGAGTGGAAAAGTCTTGGAACCCGCCAAACCAAAGGATAAGGATACAATTGGTTTACAGCGATTTAACAAGGAGGTTGCAGAAAATCCTAAACTGGAGAAAGTACTACTACCTATTAGGGATGGACTTTTTTTGATGCGAAAAATTAAAGATTAA
- a CDS encoding M16 family metallopeptidase translates to MLEFTTFTLSSGLRVVHCPTNGAISNFGVVIDCGSRDETDAESGLAHFIEHTIFKGTQKRKAYHVLNRLDSVGGEINAYTGKEDTAIHSSFLNEYYERAIELTADILFNSSFPEKEIEKEKEVVIDEINSYLDSPSEQIFDDFEEQIFKGHPLANPILGSKQSVRSFKKTDIQQFIDKHYGINNMVLCSAGKINLKSLKRLLEKYFGHFTKEVELKNRKIPFAYQASHKESEKKTNQAHFILGSTAPNLFQENRPAVGLLNNILGGPGLNSHLNLYIREKYGIAYNIESHYTPYIDTGSFFIYLGTDFDQLKRSIRLINGVLGKLRNKKLGTLQLHQAKKQLIGHIALNQESNSSNMLNLAKSLLIFNKIESDEEVYRRIYSITSEEVLEAANLILDPKQLSSLTYL, encoded by the coding sequence ATGCTTGAGTTCACCACTTTTACGCTTTCATCTGGTCTTAGGGTGGTACACTGCCCCACTAACGGTGCAATTTCAAATTTTGGAGTGGTTATCGACTGTGGTTCGAGGGACGAAACTGATGCTGAATCTGGTTTAGCCCATTTTATAGAACACACTATTTTTAAAGGAACCCAAAAAAGAAAAGCGTACCACGTTTTAAATAGGCTAGACTCGGTGGGGGGAGAAATTAATGCTTACACTGGAAAAGAAGACACTGCGATACATTCTAGTTTTCTAAATGAATATTATGAAAGAGCCATTGAATTGACAGCGGATATCCTGTTTAATTCAAGCTTTCCAGAAAAGGAAATTGAAAAGGAAAAGGAAGTAGTAATAGATGAAATAAACTCTTACCTGGATTCCCCCTCTGAACAAATATTTGACGATTTCGAGGAACAAATATTTAAGGGGCACCCACTGGCTAACCCCATTTTAGGATCAAAGCAAAGTGTTAGAAGCTTTAAAAAAACGGACATACAGCAGTTCATCGACAAACACTATGGAATTAATAACATGGTGCTATGCTCAGCAGGTAAAATAAATTTGAAGTCCCTCAAACGACTTTTGGAAAAGTATTTTGGCCACTTCACGAAAGAAGTTGAGCTTAAGAATCGAAAAATTCCATTTGCATACCAGGCATCCCACAAAGAATCGGAGAAAAAAACCAACCAGGCTCATTTTATTTTGGGATCTACGGCACCAAACCTATTTCAAGAAAACCGCCCAGCTGTAGGACTGCTTAACAACATCTTAGGAGGCCCTGGGCTAAATAGCCATTTAAACCTATACATTCGAGAGAAGTATGGCATAGCCTATAATATAGAATCTCATTACACCCCCTATATCGATACGGGAAGCTTCTTCATATACCTTGGAACGGATTTCGATCAACTAAAAAGGTCTATCCGCCTAATTAACGGAGTATTGGGAAAGTTGAGAAATAAAAAGTTGGGCACACTTCAGCTTCACCAGGCTAAGAAGCAATTAATTGGACATATCGCATTAAATCAGGAGAGCAACTCAAGCAACATGCTCAATCTGGCAAAATCCCTCTTAATATTTAACAAGATAGAATCAGACGAGGAAGTGTACAGGAGAATTTACAGTATTACTTCAGAGGAAGTTTTAGAAGCTGCAAATCTTATTCTTGACCCTAAACAGCTTTCCTCACTTACCTACTTATAA